In Streptococcus oralis, a single window of DNA contains:
- the pgdA gene encoding peptidoglycan-N-acetylglucosamine deacetylase PgdA, which translates to MKKNRAKRVSHDKTRRLLLSLVGILGIATILLGSAIGYKLLQKQSYEQKIEALKSEKDQQFNSGSQKDHFRKGQAEVIAYYPLQGEEVIASVREKINQDIKEKLEDKEDLVFYYSEQLDPVLKGVVARSISKQVYDLSASKVEEKEKTSLGKIFLTEDGKDFDLSKLFKDASKAKELLLTQIKTTLEDKKLDQAKIDQVIKSFTDQELTSWSFDYKDSQIILYPANPGETVEEIALPISSFFDVLESSYLLEKDAELYQAYFAQKDKKVVALTFDDGPNPSTTTQALDTLAKYKVKATFFVLGKNIAGNEDILKRMKSEGHVVGNHSWSHPVLSQLSLEDAKKQITDTEDLLTQVLGSSSKLMRPPYGAITDDIRNGLDLSFIMWDVDSLDWKSKNETAILTEIQRQVRNGSIILMHDIHGPSVNSLPSVIEYLKGEGYTFVTVPELLNSRLKAHEIYYDRDQ; encoded by the coding sequence ATGAAAAAAAATAGAGCGAAACGTGTTTCTCACGATAAAACGAGAAGGCTATTGCTTTCCCTTGTTGGAATCTTAGGAATTGCTACGATTCTATTAGGGAGTGCTATTGGTTATAAGCTACTACAAAAGCAATCTTACGAACAAAAAATTGAAGCGCTAAAAAGCGAAAAGGACCAGCAATTCAACTCAGGTAGTCAGAAGGACCATTTCCGAAAAGGTCAAGCTGAGGTGATTGCCTACTACCCTCTGCAAGGAGAGGAAGTCATTGCGTCTGTTAGAGAAAAAATCAACCAGGATATCAAAGAAAAGCTGGAAGATAAAGAGGATTTGGTCTTTTATTATAGTGAGCAGTTGGACCCAGTCTTAAAGGGAGTTGTTGCTCGTAGTATCAGTAAGCAAGTCTACGATTTGTCTGCATCAAAGGTTGAAGAAAAAGAAAAGACTTCCTTAGGGAAAATTTTCTTGACTGAAGATGGGAAAGATTTTGACCTTAGCAAACTCTTCAAAGATGCTAGCAAGGCTAAGGAACTCTTACTGACTCAAATCAAAACAACTCTAGAAGATAAGAAACTTGACCAGGCAAAAATTGATCAAGTTATAAAGAGCTTCACAGACCAAGAATTGACATCTTGGAGCTTTGATTATAAGGATAGTCAAATCATCCTTTATCCTGCTAATCCTGGAGAGACTGTTGAGGAAATTGCTCTACCCATATCCAGTTTCTTTGATGTTTTGGAGTCCTCTTATCTATTAGAAAAAGATGCTGAACTCTATCAAGCTTACTTTGCACAAAAAGACAAAAAAGTTGTAGCACTGACCTTTGATGATGGTCCAAATCCGTCTACAACTACACAAGCTTTGGATACATTAGCTAAGTACAAAGTAAAAGCGACCTTCTTTGTACTTGGTAAAAACATCGCTGGTAATGAAGACATCCTTAAACGGATGAAGTCTGAAGGTCATGTTGTAGGAAACCACAGCTGGAGTCATCCCGTTCTTTCACAACTTTCGCTCGAAGATGCTAAAAAGCAAATCACTGATACAGAAGATCTGTTAACTCAAGTTTTAGGATCAAGCTCTAAACTGATGCGCCCACCTTATGGTGCCATCACTGATGATATTCGAAACGGCCTTGATTTAAGCTTCATCATGTGGGACGTGGATAGTTTGGACTGGAAGAGTAAAAACGAGACAGCCATTTTGACAGAGATACAGCGCCAGGTTCGCAATGGTTCTATCATTCTCATGCATGATATCCATGGTCCTTCTGTTAATTCTCTACCAAGTGTTATTGAGTATTTAAAGGGTGAAGGGTATACATTTGTGACCGTTCCTGAATTACTCAATTCTCGCTTAAAAGCTCACGAGATCTATTACGATCGTGATCAATAA
- a CDS encoding aldo/keto reductase: protein MKSYTLNNGISIPVLGFGTWKAENGEVAYQAVLEALKDGYRHIDTAAIYKNEESVGRAIRDSGIPRQEIFVTTKLWNTNHSYDEARQAFEESMEKLGLDYLDLYLIHWPNPKPLRENDEWKTRNAEVWRAMEDLYQEGKIRAIGVSNFLPHHLDALLETARVIPAVNQVRLAPGVYQEEVVDYCREKGILLEAWGPFGQGELFEQKEVQEIADKHGKSVAQISLAWSLAEGFLPLPKSVTASRIQSNLDCFGIELSKDERQVLKTISVTSGAPRVDEMDF, encoded by the coding sequence ATGAAATCTTATACCCTTAATAATGGAATTTCAATTCCTGTACTAGGATTTGGAACATGGAAAGCTGAAAATGGAGAGGTAGCCTACCAAGCCGTTTTAGAAGCCTTAAAGGATGGTTATCGACATATCGATACTGCAGCTATCTATAAAAATGAGGAAAGTGTTGGTCGTGCTATTCGAGATAGCGGTATTCCAAGACAAGAAATCTTTGTAACGACCAAACTCTGGAATACCAATCACAGCTATGATGAAGCTCGCCAAGCATTTGAAGAATCAATGGAAAAACTGGGATTGGATTATCTAGATTTGTACCTTATCCATTGGCCAAATCCAAAACCTTTAAGAGAAAATGACGAATGGAAAACTCGCAATGCTGAAGTCTGGAGAGCGATGGAGGATCTTTACCAAGAAGGCAAAATCCGTGCTATCGGCGTTAGTAATTTCCTTCCTCATCATTTGGATGCCTTGCTTGAGACAGCAAGAGTCATTCCAGCGGTCAATCAGGTGCGCTTGGCACCAGGAGTTTATCAAGAGGAAGTGGTTGACTACTGTAGAGAGAAAGGAATTCTCTTAGAGGCTTGGGGGCCATTTGGACAAGGAGAGTTGTTTGAACAGAAAGAAGTCCAAGAAATTGCTGATAAGCATGGGAAATCAGTGGCTCAAATCTCCTTGGCTTGGAGTTTGGCAGAAGGATTTTTACCCCTACCCAAGTCAGTGACAGCCTCTCGTATCCAGAGCAATCTTGACTGTTTTGGGATTGAACTCAGCAAAGACGAGCGACAAGTCTTAAAGACAATTTCAGTGACTTCGGGCGCACCTCGTGTGGATGAGATGGATTTTTAG
- a CDS encoding elongation factor Tu: MDNLYLVKDDSQLVAFRDFVLRNTEKLEAYQSFLKNELAVYDLPQAIIWSGFNAATQIIREIPVPAYTNNRRMVMTPDLTVWKELYLYQLMDYERSQQTQAIESHYHSLSENFLLQIVGHELAHWSEHFSDDFDGYDSYIWFEEGMVEYISRKYFLTEEEFQAEKICNQSLVELYQKKYGWHSLNDFGSSTYDKNYASIFYEYWRSFLTVDKLVENLGSVQAVFDSYHLWANTDKTLPLLNWFVQQKLIEKEI, encoded by the coding sequence GTGGATAACCTTTATCTTGTAAAAGATGATAGCCAACTAGTTGCATTTCGTGATTTTGTATTAAGAAATACTGAAAAGTTGGAGGCTTATCAATCTTTTTTAAAGAATGAACTTGCAGTCTACGATTTACCGCAAGCCATCATTTGGTCAGGTTTTAATGCTGCTACACAGATTATTAGGGAAATTCCTGTTCCTGCCTATACAAATAATAGACGAATGGTTATGACGCCTGATTTAACTGTTTGGAAAGAGCTGTATTTGTATCAGTTGATGGACTACGAGCGTTCTCAGCAAACTCAAGCAATAGAAAGTCACTATCATTCTTTATCTGAAAATTTCCTCTTACAGATTGTAGGACATGAGTTAGCTCATTGGTCGGAGCATTTTTCAGATGATTTTGATGGTTACGACTCTTACATCTGGTTTGAAGAAGGGATGGTTGAATATATTAGTCGCAAGTATTTCTTGACAGAAGAGGAATTTCAAGCGGAAAAAATTTGTAATCAATCTCTCGTAGAACTTTATCAGAAGAAGTATGGTTGGCATTCATTGAATGATTTTGGTTCCTCTACTTATGATAAGAACTATGCAAGTATTTTTTACGAATACTGGCGTAGTTTTTTGACAGTAGATAAGTTGGTAGAAAATCTAGGTAGTGTACAAGCGGTCTTCGATTCTTATCATCTATGGGCAAACACAGATAAAACTCTTCCCTTGTTAAATTGGTTTGTTCAGCAGAAATTAATTGAAAAAGAAATATAA
- the glyQ gene encoding glycine--tRNA ligase subunit alpha, with protein MSKKLTFQEIILTLQQFWNDQGCMLMQAYDNEKGAGTMSPYTFLRAIGPEPWNAAYVEPSRRPADGRYGENPNRLYQHHQFQVVMKPSPSNIQELYLESLEKLGINPLEHDIRFVEDNWENPSTGSAGLGWEVWLDGMEITQFTYFQQVGGLATGPVTAEVTYGLERLASYIQEVDSVYDIEWADGVKYGEIFIQPEYEHSKYSFEISDQEMLLENFDKFEKEAGRALEEGLVHPAYDYVLKCSHTFNLLDARGAVSVTERAGYIARIRNLARVVAKTFVAERKRLGYPLLDEATRAKLLAEDAE; from the coding sequence ATGTCTAAGAAATTAACATTTCAAGAAATTATTTTGACTTTGCAACAATTTTGGAATGACCAAGGTTGTATGCTGATGCAGGCTTATGATAATGAGAAAGGTGCGGGGACGATGAGTCCTTACACTTTCCTTCGTGCTATTGGTCCTGAGCCATGGAATGCGGCTTATGTGGAGCCATCACGCCGTCCTGCTGATGGTCGTTATGGAGAAAATCCTAACCGTCTTTACCAACACCACCAATTCCAAGTGGTTATGAAGCCTTCTCCATCAAACATCCAAGAACTTTACCTTGAGTCTTTGGAAAAATTGGGCATCAATCCATTGGAACACGATATTCGCTTCGTTGAGGATAACTGGGAAAATCCATCGACTGGATCTGCAGGTCTCGGTTGGGAAGTTTGGCTTGATGGGATGGAAATCACTCAGTTCACTTATTTCCAACAAGTTGGTGGATTGGCAACGGGCCCTGTGACTGCGGAAGTTACCTATGGTTTGGAGCGCTTGGCTTCTTACATCCAAGAAGTAGACTCTGTTTATGATATCGAGTGGGCAGATGGTGTAAAATATGGAGAAATCTTTATCCAGCCTGAGTACGAGCATTCAAAATATTCATTTGAAATTTCGGACCAAGAAATGTTGCTTGAAAACTTTGATAAGTTTGAAAAGGAAGCTGGTCGTGCCTTGGAAGAAGGCTTGGTTCACCCTGCCTATGACTATGTTCTCAAATGTTCACACACCTTTAATCTGCTTGATGCGCGTGGTGCCGTTTCCGTAACGGAGCGTGCAGGCTATATCGCCCGTATCCGTAACCTGGCCCGTGTCGTAGCCAAAACATTTGTCGCAGAACGTAAACGCCTAGGCTACCCACTTCTGGATGAAGCAACACGAGCTAAACTCCTAGCAGAAGACGCAGAATAG
- the glyS gene encoding glycine--tRNA ligase subunit beta, with protein sequence MTKNLLVELGLEELPAYVVTPSEKQLGEKMAAFLKENRLSFEAIQTFSTPRRLAVRVTGLADKQSDLTEDFKGPAKKIALDSDGNFTKAAQGFVRGKGLTVEDIEFREIKGEEYVYVTKEEVGQPVEAIVPGVVDVLKSLTFPVSMHWANNTFEYIRPVHTLTVLLDEEEFDLDFLDIKGGRVSRGHRFLGQETKIQSALSYEEDLRKQFVIADPREREQMIVDQIKAIEAEHGVRIEIDADLLNEVLNLVEYPTAFMGSFDAKYLDVPEEVLVTSMKEHQRYFVVRDQDGKLLPNFISVRNGNAEYLENVIKGNEKVLVARLEDGEFFWREDQKLVISDLVEKLNHVTFHEKIGSLREHMIRTGQIAILLAEKAGLSVDETVDLARAAAIYKFDLLTGMVGEFDELQGIMGEKYALLAGETPAVAAAIREHYMPTSADGALPESKVGAILAIADKLDTILSFFSVGLIPSGSNDPYALRRATQGVVRILDAFGWHIAMDELIDSLHTLKFDSLTYENKAEVMDFIKARVDKMMGSTPKDIKEAVLASSNFVVADMLEAASALVEASKKEDFKSSVESLSRAFNLAEKAEGSDTIDPVLFENEEEKALAEAVESLVLSGTASQQLEQLFALSPVIDAFFENTMVMAEDQTVRQNRLAILSQLTKKAAKLARFNQINTK encoded by the coding sequence ATGACAAAAAACTTATTAGTAGAACTCGGTCTTGAAGAGTTACCAGCCTACGTAGTAACTCCAAGCGAAAAACAACTAGGTGAAAAAATGGCAGCCTTCCTCAAGGAAAACCGCCTGTCTTTTGAAGCTATTCAAACCTTCTCCACACCACGCCGTTTGGCTGTTCGTGTGACTGGACTTGCAGACAAACAGTCTGATTTGACAGAAGATTTCAAGGGTCCAGCAAAGAAAATCGCCTTGGATAGTGATGGAAACTTCACCAAAGCAGCTCAAGGATTTGTCCGTGGAAAAGGCTTGACAGTTGAAGATATTGAATTCCGTGAAATCAAAGGTGAAGAATATGTCTATGTTACCAAGGAAGAAGTGGGGCAACCAGTTGAAGCCATTGTTCCAGGTGTAGTAGACGTCTTGAAGTCACTAACTTTCCCTGTCAGCATGCACTGGGCTAATAACACCTTTGAATATATCCGCCCCGTACACACTTTAACTGTTCTTTTAGATGAAGAAGAGTTTGATTTGGATTTCCTTGATATTAAGGGTGGTCGTGTGAGCCGTGGTCATCGTTTCCTAGGACAAGAAACCAAGATTCAGTCAGCTTTGAGCTACGAAGAAGATCTTCGTAAGCAGTTTGTAATCGCGGATCCTCGTGAACGTGAGCAAATGATTGTTGACCAAATCAAGGCAATTGAAGCTGAACATGGTGTACGTATCGAAATTGATGCCGACTTGCTGAACGAAGTCTTGAACTTGGTTGAATACCCAACTGCCTTTATGGGAAGTTTTGATGCTAAATACCTTGACGTTCCAGAAGAAGTTTTGGTGACTTCGATGAAGGAACACCAACGATACTTTGTTGTTCGTGATCAAGATGGCAAGCTCTTGCCAAACTTCATTTCAGTCCGTAACGGAAATGCAGAGTATTTGGAAAATGTCATCAAGGGGAATGAAAAAGTCCTAGTTGCCCGCTTGGAAGACGGAGAATTCTTCTGGCGTGAAGACCAAAAATTGGTCATTTCAGATCTTGTTGAAAAATTGAACCATGTGACTTTCCATGAGAAGATTGGTTCCCTTCGTGAACACATGATTCGTACAGGGCAGATTGCCATTCTCTTGGCAGAAAAAGCTGGTTTGTCAGTGGATGAAACAGTTGACCTAGCGCGTGCAGCAGCTATTTACAAGTTTGACTTGTTGACGGGTATGGTTGGTGAGTTTGATGAACTCCAAGGAATTATGGGTGAGAAATATGCTCTTCTTGCTGGAGAAACTCCAGCGGTGGCAGCTGCTATTCGTGAACACTACATGCCTACATCAGCTGACGGAGCTCTTCCAGAGAGTAAGGTGGGAGCCATTCTAGCCATTGCAGACAAATTGGATACGATTTTGAGTTTCTTCTCAGTAGGCTTGATTCCATCAGGTTCTAATGACCCTTATGCCCTTCGTCGTGCGACTCAAGGTGTAGTTCGTATCTTGGATGCTTTTGGTTGGCACATTGCTATGGATGAGCTGATTGATAGCCTTCATACCCTGAAATTCGACAGTTTGACTTATGAAAATAAAGCGGAGGTCATGGACTTTATCAAGGCTCGTGTCGATAAGATGATGGGTTCTACTCCAAAAGATATCAAGGAAGCAGTTCTTGCAAGTTCAAACTTTGTTGTGGCGGATATGTTGGAAGCAGCAAGTGCTCTTGTCGAAGCAAGCAAGAAAGAAGATTTCAAATCGTCTGTCGAATCCCTATCACGTGCTTTCAACTTGGCTGAGAAGGCAGAAGGTTCTGACACGATCGATCCTGTTCTCTTTGAGAATGAAGAAGAGAAAGCCTTGGCGGAAGCAGTAGAATCACTCGTTTTGTCAGGAACTGCAAGTCAGCAATTAGAACAACTCTTTGCGCTTAGCCCAGTTATTGATGCTTTCTTTGAAAACACCATGGTAATGGCTGAAGATCAGACTGTTCGACAAAATCGTTTGGCAATCTTGTCACAACTAACCAAGAAAGCAGCTAAGCTCGCTCGTTTTAACCAAATCAATACGAAATAA
- a CDS encoding DUF896 family protein has protein sequence MDPKKIARINELAKKKKTEGLTSAEKVEQAKLREEYIEGYRRSVRHHIEGFKVVDEEGNDVTPEKLRQVQREKGLHGRSLDDPNS, from the coding sequence ATGGATCCGAAAAAAATCGCTCGTATCAACGAGCTTGCAAAAAAGAAAAAAACAGAAGGCTTAACCTCTGCTGAAAAAGTGGAACAAGCTAAACTTCGTGAGGAGTATATCGAAGGCTATCGTCGTTCTGTTCGTCACCACATTGAAGGATTCAAAGTTGTGGACGAGGAAGGAAATGACGTTACACCAGAAAAACTACGTCAAGTACAACGTGAAAAAGGTTTGCACGGCCGTAGTCTTGATGATCCAAATTCATAA
- the tnpA gene encoding IS200/IS605 family transposase, translating into MAQKAHSLSHTKWMCKYHIVFTPKYRRKVIYNQYRSSLGEIFHRLCSYKGVEIIEGHLMPDHVHMLVSIPPRISVSSFMGYLKGKSALMMFDKHVNLKYKFGNRHFWAEGYYVSTVGLNEATIKKYIQEQEKYDIALDKLSVKEYEDPFRDSGK; encoded by the coding sequence ATGGCACAAAAGGCACATAGTTTATCACACACAAAGTGGATGTGTAAATATCACATTGTGTTCACCCCTAAGTATAGACGAAAAGTAATTTATAATCAATATCGAAGCAGTTTGGGAGAAATATTCCATCGATTATGTAGTTATAAAGGTGTTGAGATTATCGAAGGCCACTTAATGCCAGACCATGTACATATGTTAGTCAGTATTCCACCGAGGATAAGTGTTTCAAGTTTCATGGGGTATTTAAAAGGTAAAAGTGCACTCATGATGTTTGACAAACACGTCAACCTCAAGTACAAGTTTGGGAATCGGCATTTCTGGGCAGAAGGTTATTATGTAAGTACAGTAGGGCTTAATGAAGCCACAATTAAGAAATATATTCAAGAACAGGAAAAGTATGATATAGCACTAGATAAATTAAGTGTAAAAGAATATGAGGATCCCTTTAGGGATAGTGGTAAGTAA
- a CDS encoding NAD(P)H-dependent oxidoreductase, translated as MKFVGLVGSNYDQSYNRKLLEFIRRNFKFKFELEVLEIDEVPMFNQDEKWDESFQLRFLYNKITRADGVIIATPEHNHTISASLKSVLEWLSYEVHPFENKPVMIVGASYYDQGTSRAQVHLRKILDAPGVNAYTLPGNEFLLGKAKEAFDNNGNITNEGTVKFLETCLDNFVKYVGVVSKLKKPKPIEPEDLDCGKPIATTITEVDPDDPEWVEKVAAITGAVSGDTYVKLDHGILTVNQIDMFLKAMPFELTYADDNNQFLYYNNAHQDPDTMFAKRVPPQSGSRMSTVHGSLPPARMKNVEWVIGTLRNGNQEYVRTIVPGSPAGVINTHNYQAMYYPDGSYAGINEIVFNFQPWLDWYLQETGQRLVGGSGPFAPAAGGHGDADATSGASDTPDGGGHVGADATSGASN; from the coding sequence ATGAAATTTGTTGGACTTGTTGGATCAAACTACGATCAATCATATAACCGCAAACTCTTGGAATTTATCCGTCGCAATTTCAAATTCAAATTTGAATTAGAAGTCCTTGAAATCGACGAAGTTCCAATGTTTAACCAAGACGAAAAATGGGACGAAAGCTTCCAATTGCGTTTCTTGTATAACAAGATTACACGTGCTGATGGTGTCATTATCGCCACTCCTGAGCACAACCACACTATCTCAGCTTCGCTCAAATCTGTACTTGAATGGCTTTCATACGAAGTTCATCCATTTGAAAACAAGCCTGTTATGATTGTGGGTGCATCATACTATGACCAAGGAACATCACGTGCCCAGGTTCACCTTCGTAAAATCCTTGACGCTCCAGGTGTCAATGCCTACACACTTCCAGGAAATGAGTTCCTTCTTGGTAAAGCCAAAGAAGCTTTTGATAACAATGGAAACATCACCAACGAAGGCACTGTTAAATTCCTTGAAACTTGCTTAGATAACTTTGTTAAATACGTAGGAGTCGTTTCGAAATTGAAAAAACCAAAACCAATCGAACCAGAAGACTTGGATTGTGGAAAACCAATTGCTACAACCATTACAGAAGTTGACCCTGATGATCCAGAATGGGTAGAAAAAGTTGCAGCAATCACTGGTGCTGTTTCTGGTGATACCTATGTCAAATTGGACCACGGTATCCTGACAGTTAACCAAATTGATATGTTCTTGAAAGCTATGCCATTTGAATTGACATACGCTGACGACAACAACCAATTCCTCTACTACAACAACGCTCACCAAGATCCAGACACCATGTTTGCTAAACGCGTACCACCTCAATCAGGTAGCCGTATGTCGACTGTTCATGGTTCTCTTCCACCAGCTCGGATGAAGAATGTAGAGTGGGTTATCGGAACACTTCGCAACGGAAACCAAGAATACGTCCGCACGATCGTTCCAGGTTCTCCTGCAGGTGTCATCAACACCCACAACTACCAAGCAATGTACTATCCTGATGGATCATACGCTGGAATCAATGAAATCGTCTTTAACTTCCAACCATGGCTTGACTGGTACTTACAAGAAACTGGTCAACGTTTGGTAGGTGGTAGCGGACCATTTGCTCCTGCAGCTGGAGGTCATGGAGACGCCGATGCTACTTCTGGCGCTTCTGATACTCCTGACGGCGGAGGTCATGTAGGCGCTGACGCTACTTCTGGCGCAAGCAACTAA
- a CDS encoding NADPH-dependent FMN reductase has protein sequence MLKLIAIVGTNSKRSTNRQLLQYMQKHFADKAEIELVEIKDIPVFNKPADKLLPAEILEIAAKIEASDGVIIGTPEYDHSIPAVLMSALAWLSYGIYPLLNKPIMITGASYGTLGSSRAQLQLRQILNAPEIKANVLPDEFLLSHSLQAFNPSGDLVDLDVIKKLDAIFDDFRIFVKITEKLRNAQELLRKDAEEFDWENL, from the coding sequence ATGCTAAAACTTATTGCCATTGTTGGAACGAACTCTAAACGTTCTACAAACCGCCAATTGCTCCAATACATGCAAAAACACTTTGCGGATAAAGCTGAAATTGAACTTGTTGAAATCAAGGACATTCCTGTTTTCAACAAACCAGCAGATAAACTTCTTCCTGCTGAAATTCTTGAAATTGCTGCTAAAATTGAAGCATCTGATGGTGTCATCATCGGCACCCCTGAGTACGACCACTCAATCCCTGCAGTTTTGATGAGCGCTCTTGCTTGGCTATCTTACGGTATCTACCCACTTTTGAACAAACCAATCATGATCACTGGTGCTTCTTACGGAACTCTTGGTTCATCTCGTGCGCAATTGCAACTTCGTCAAATCTTGAACGCTCCTGAAATTAAGGCAAATGTTCTACCAGATGAATTCTTGCTTTCTCACTCTCTTCAAGCATTTAACCCAAGTGGTGACTTGGTTGACCTTGATGTCATCAAGAAATTGGATGCCATCTTTGATGACTTCCGTATCTTTGTGAAAATTACTGAGAAATTGCGCAATGCGCAAGAATTGCTTCGCAAAGATGCAGAAGAATTTGACTGGGAAAATTTGTAA
- a CDS encoding FAD:protein FMN transferase, producing the protein MPLRSRSERLMGTTITISLVDEQVDCLLQGAFNLLRELEYRFNANSQESELMEINHQAGIAPVKVHPDLFELIALGLEHSLAPSSHLNISIGPLIQTWRIGFSDARLPELNEIEAVLPLVDPHFIKLDPASSTVFLEKKGMKLDLGCLAKGYSADKVAQYLKTHGVTSALINLGGNILTIGNNQAKEGKAWQIGIQDPRNPRGNHLLTIPASNKSVVTSGIYERHLTVDGKDYHHIFDSETGFPVETELASLTIISDKSVDGEIWTTRLFGERSASILWQVEGLDGIEAILIDKEGNLTCSSGL; encoded by the coding sequence TTGCCTCTTCGTTCACGTTCTGAACGACTAATGGGAACAACTATCACTATTTCATTAGTAGATGAACAGGTAGATTGCCTGCTTCAAGGAGCCTTTAATTTACTCAGAGAGCTCGAGTACCGCTTCAACGCCAACAGTCAAGAATCCGAATTGATGGAAATCAATCACCAGGCTGGAATTGCTCCGGTCAAGGTCCATCCTGACTTATTTGAACTGATTGCTCTTGGGTTAGAACATAGTCTAGCTCCATCTAGCCATCTAAATATCAGCATTGGCCCCTTGATTCAAACCTGGCGAATCGGTTTTTCAGATGCTCGACTCCCCGAGCTAAACGAAATCGAAGCTGTCTTGCCTCTAGTTGACCCGCATTTTATCAAGTTAGATCCCGCTAGCTCTACTGTATTTTTAGAGAAGAAAGGAATGAAGCTTGATTTAGGTTGTTTAGCCAAGGGCTATAGTGCAGATAAGGTTGCCCAGTATTTGAAAACACACGGTGTCACCTCTGCCTTGATCAATCTCGGAGGAAATATCCTCACCATCGGGAATAACCAAGCCAAAGAAGGGAAAGCCTGGCAGATTGGGATTCAAGATCCGCGAAATCCTCGTGGCAATCATCTCCTAACCATCCCAGCTTCTAACAAATCCGTTGTCACTTCAGGTATCTATGAACGCCACCTGACAGTAGATGGAAAAGACTACCACCATATTTTTGATAGCGAGACAGGATTCCCTGTCGAAACAGAGCTCGCTAGCCTAACGATTATCTCAGATAAATCCGTCGATGGTGAGATTTGGACAACCCGCCTATTCGGAGAACGTAGCGCTTCTATCCTCTGGCAAGTCGAAGGTTTAGATGGTATCGAAGCCATTCTCATCGACAAAGAGGGGAACCTTACATGTTCTTCAGGCCTTTAA